A stretch of the Malus sylvestris chromosome 10, drMalSylv7.2, whole genome shotgun sequence genome encodes the following:
- the LOC126585065 gene encoding disease resistance protein RPV1-like, which yields MDNRGGKYDVFLSFRGEIRKGFTDHLYVRLKDYEFNVFLDEDELPRGDPITEKLKQAIKESRLAVIMFSKGYAESRWCLEELVEIMECRKTKGQFVFPIFYDVDPSDVRHQKGSFATAFQNHEQKFTEEKVQEWRKALTAAAELSGEHFQKNNGSEARFIRKVVEEIARKLQNGRLNEAANLVGRDSRLQKISNYLDVGGSNVVRIIGIWGMCGLGKSTIAKAIFNTYQDRFDGACFLENVRNEKMVDLQNILLSKILRSANINVSIVNEGTEEIKTRLRNIRVLVIIDDVDSVRQINALAIKHDSFGPGSRIVITTRDKNLLKTPEVVDDACSLPTMNNNEALELLSWHAFGKSSPNEGYLKVSREAVDYCGGLPLALEAVGSYLCTKTTSEWTDALKKWKRLQPSITHEIFKVSYDGLTDDKVKDIFLDISCFFIGMNKHHVMAILDGCDSNPAIGIKELEERCLVTVDPEGNLMMHCLIRDTGREIVRAKSPKKLESRCRLWHHEDVKHVLTKKCEKKKIEGIALDFSEPDKLSVSTEAFRMMLNLRLLKIRGVKFTGDCKHLPEELRWLSLSDFPLQAIPEDFNQPNVVDVDLSYSNIKVWNDNVSLEKLKFLNLGYCDHLKQSPDFSRIPNIEILILEACKSLSEIHHSVVQLKNLKYLSVAKCKNLEEIPDLPTNLEILKADECIALKKMPDFSEMSSMVELHLNHSPKLTKILGLHKSLNTMRRIHMEGCTNLTAAFRKAILQGWSASRNGDLFCPGNDLLSGFTCVDPKDEIVSALFIPGNDLPSGFTCVDPKKEIVVPQCFGDDAKALTLCIVYSCNDSQSSDSLCICVENRTKETEISSSPMFATVLNRHESNIWLGHLSNNTLNVNAGDKINVGASVVGHGSTDDIHLRVQKIGVYLEQENVVDEFSNPMTLSSEYDKEVNLMQDEVRLLSEENLSRKRQRYDKDVNLMQDQVRLSSEENGSRKRRGYDKDVNLTQDQVRLSYEENRSRKRLKSNGVVRNAQEIDGPINSCMD from the exons ATGGATAACCGGGGCGGCAAGTACGACGTGTTCTTGAGCTTTAGGGGCGAAATACGCAAGGGCTTCACGGACCACTTGTACGTTAGATTAAAAGACTACGAGTTCAATGTCTTTCTGGACGAGGACGAATTGCCTAGAGGGGATCCTATAACAGAAAAACTGAAGCAAGCAATCAAAGAGTCCAGGCTTGCTGTCATCATGTTCTCAAAGGGGTATGCGGAATCGAGATGGTGTCTTGAGGAGCTGGTGGAGATCATGGAGTGCAGAAAAACTAAGGGTCAATTTGTTTTCCCGATTTTCTACGATGTTGATCCTTCAGATGTCAGGCATCAGAAGGGTAGTTTTGCAACTGCGTTTCAGAACCATGAACAAAAGTTTACGGAAGAAAAAGTCCAGGAGTGGAGAAAGGCTCTTACTGCAGCTGCAGAGCTGAGCGGCGAGCATTTTCAAAAGAATAACGG GAGTGAAGCAAGGTTTATCAGGAAAGTTGTTGAGGAGATCGCTAGAAAACTGCAGAATGGACGCTTAAATGAAGCCGCAAATCTAGTTGGAAGAGATTCTCGCCTGCAAAAAATCAGTAATTATTTGGATGTTGGAGGATCAAATGTTGTTCGCATAATTGGAATTTGGGGGATGTGCGGGCTAGGTAAGTCAACAATTGCAAAAGCCATTTTCAACACATACCAGGACAGGTTTGATGGTGCATGTTTTCTTGAAAATGTGAGAAATGAGAAAATGGTTGATTTGCAAAACATTCTTCTGTCTAAAATCTTGAGATCGGCCAACATAAATGTGAGTATAGTCAATGAAGGGACCGAGGAGATAAAAACAAGACTTCGCAACATAAGGGTTCTTGTCATAATTGATGATGTAGACAGTGTGAGACAGATAAATGCATTAGCTATAAAACATGACTCGTTTGGTCCGGGAAGTAGAATTGTTATAACAACAAGAGATAAAAATTTGCTAAAGACACCTGAAGTGGTGGATGATGCATGTTCTCTACCGACAATGAATAACAATGAAGCTCTTGAGCTCCTTAGTTGGCATGCGTTTGGAAAAAGTTCTCCTAATGAAGGATATCTCAAAGTCTCAAGAGAAGCTGTTGATTATTGTGGGGGTTTACCACTTGCACTTGAAGCTGTAGGTTCTTACCTATGTACAAAAACCACAAGTGAATGGACAGATGCattgaaaaaatggaaaagacTACAGCCTAGCATAACTCATGAAATTTTTAAGGTAAGTTATGACGGGCTTACTGATGACAAGGTGAAGGATATATTCCTTGACATATCCTGTTTCTTTATTGGAATGAACAAGCACCATGTCATGGCAATATTGGATGGGTGTGATAGTAATCCAGCAATAGGTATTAAGGAACTCGAGGAGCGATGCCTTGTAACTGTTGATCCAGAAGGCAATCTGATGATGCATTGTTTGATTCGAGACACGGGCAGAGAAATTGTACGTGCTAAATCCCCTAAGAAGCTTGAAAGTCGCTGTAGATTGTGGCATCATGAGGATGTAAAACACGTATTGACGAAAAAATGT gaaaagaaaaaaatcgaaGGAATCGCTTTAGATTTTTCAGAACCTGACAAGCTTAGCGTCAGTACAGAAGCATTCAGAATGATGCTGAACCTGAGATTACTCAAAATAAGAGGCGTAAAGTTCACTGGAGACTGCAAACATCTTCCCGAAGAGTTAAGATGGTTAAGTTTGTCTGACTTTCCTCTGCAGGCCATACCAGAAGATTTTAATCAACCAAACGTAGTTGATGTCGACCTGAGTTATAGCAATATAAAAGTCTGGAATGACAACGTG TCACTTGAAAAGTTGAAGTTTCTCAATCTTGGTTATTGTGATCACTTGAAACAATCACCAGACTTTTCAAGAATCCCAAATATTGAGATATTGATACTCGAAGCCTGTAAGAGTTTGTCCGAGATTCACCACTCTGTAGTACAATTGAAGAACCTTAAGTATTTATCTGTTGCAAAATGCAAAAATCTTGAGGAAATCCCAGATTTACCAACAAATTTGGAAATCCTGAAAGCGGATGAGTGCATTGCATTGAAAAAGATGCCAGATTTTTCGGAAATGTCGAGTATGGTAGAACTGCATCTGAATCACTCCCCCAAACTCACTAAGATTCTAGGCTTGCATAAGTCGTTAAACACTATGAGAAGGATTCATATGGAAGGGTGCACCAATCTCACTGCTGCTTTTAGAAAAGCAATCCTAcag GGATGGAGCGCGAGCAGAAATGGTGATCTTTTTTGCCCAGGAAATGATCTTCTATCAGGGTTTACATGCGTtgaccctaaggatgaaatagTTTCTGCTCTTTTTATCCCCGGAAATGATCTTCCATCAGGGTTTACATGCGTTGACCCTAAGAAAGAAATAGTTGTGCCGCAATGTTTCGGTGATGATGCAAAGGCATTGACTCTGTGCATCGTTTATTCTTGCAACGACTCCCAATCTAGTGATTCTCTTTGCATCTGTGTTGAAAATCGTACCAAAGAAACTGAGATTTCAAGCTCTCCAATGTTTGCCACCGTACTAAATCGCCATGAAAGTAATATTTGGCTGGGACATTTATCAAACAATACGCTTAATGTGAACGCTGGGGACAAGATAAATGTTGGTGCAAGCGTTGTAGGACACGGGAGTACAGACGATATTCATCTCAGGGTGCAGAAAATAGGGGTTTACCTGGAGCAGGAAAATGTAGTCGATGAATTTTCCAATCCTATGACACTTTCCAGTGAGTATGACAAGGAGGTCAATCTTATGCAAGACGAGGTGAGACTCTTATCTGAGGAGAATCTATCTCGTAAAAGACAGAGGTATGACAAGGATGTCAATCTTATGCAAGACCAGGTGAGACTCTCATCTGAGGAGAATGGATCTCGTAAAAGGAGGGGGTATGACAAGGATGTCAATCTTACGCAAGACCAGGTGAGACTCTCATATGAGGAGAATCGATCTCGTAAAAGACTGAAGTCTAACGGTGTTGTAAGAAATGCACAAGAAATTGATGGCCCGATAAACAGCTGCATGGACTag